One window of Methanobrevibacter sp. genomic DNA carries:
- a CDS encoding tetratricopeptide repeat protein, producing MYEEIISEIKSNLGTNKELNRQYLSSQIEVYKDHPYNKEIIKEISRMMWDCLSEDEKQEYNEIAKKENPILDILNDIYFDIENGNYKIPLEKLDKFMETFPGMFEDDKVSEYHFFTNPLEEMVFRKYIGLKKELRYIPDNQPLLDLYYVYGFLLLETKQYDKAEEYLKKALKINPVSARIILELTEIYKVHTYTYNEYFIRTCDALKYAYYPQDIARCYRNLGYYYIEENQMKTALALLIYSMEYEASPLAYREIKDIQSKNNLELSITECIEIIRNKNIQLGINPFVLDCLDEFIKEYEENKLYHQLLYFLELKLNITNDEKILEKIRNIEKNIK from the coding sequence GTGTACGAGGAAATAATAAGTGAAATCAAATCAAACTTAGGTACAAACAAAGAATTGAATAGACAATATTTATCTTCACAAATTGAAGTTTATAAAGACCATCCCTACAACAAAGAAATAATAAAAGAGATTTCACGCATGATGTGGGATTGTCTAAGCGAAGATGAAAAACAGGAATATAACGAGATTGCTAAAAAAGAAAACCCTATACTGGACATTTTAAATGATATCTACTTTGATATTGAAAATGGAAATTACAAAATTCCCCTGGAAAAGCTTGACAAATTCATGGAAACTTTTCCGGGAATGTTTGAAGATGATAAAGTCAGCGAATATCATTTTTTCACAAATCCTTTAGAAGAAATGGTTTTTAGGAAATATATAGGATTGAAAAAAGAATTAAGATACATTCCGGACAATCAGCCTTTGCTTGACCTTTATTATGTTTATGGATTTTTGCTTCTTGAAACAAAGCAATATGATAAAGCAGAAGAGTATTTGAAAAAAGCCCTAAAAATCAATCCTGTTTCAGCAAGAATAATTCTTGAATTGACTGAAATTTATAAAGTACACACCTACACATACAACGAATATTTTATTCGCACATGTGATGCATTAAAATACGCCTATTACCCACAGGACATAGCAAGATGCTACAGGAATCTTGGATATTATTATATTGAAGAAAATCAGATGAAAACAGCCTTGGCATTATTAATCTACAGTATGGAATATGAGGCAAGTCCTCTTGCCTACAGAGAGATTAAAGACATACAATCAAAAAATAATTTAGAATTATCCATAACTGAATGCATTGAAATAATTAGAAACAAAAATATCCAATTGGGAATAAATCCTTTTGTTTTAGATTGTCTTGATGAATTCATAAAGGAATATGAAGAAAACAAATTATATCACCAATTATTATACTTTTTGGAACTTAAACTGAATATAACAAATGATGAAAAAATCCTGGAAAAAATAAGGAATATTGAAAAAAATATTAAATAA
- a CDS encoding DUF116 domain-containing protein has protein sequence MLFIDSFYMFLGQLVVFLAILIVILFIVVLILGYLIARKNQIKFPRFLLYIVDLLYSPFKTIAHFLGLDDHLIDNIAIKVRDDINKERFRNIPAEKTLIFLPHCLRHKDCPATLQKEGLNCTECGLCSIGVIKKKAEPLGYKLYIVPGSSFVKKIVMENKFQAVIGVACHEDLNQMMMLLSDFCPQGVLLEKTGCFETKVNVKKVFEKIDSKY, from the coding sequence ATGTTGTTTATTGATTCCTTTTATATGTTTTTAGGCCAATTGGTTGTTTTTTTAGCCATACTGATTGTTATACTTTTTATAGTAGTATTAATTTTAGGTTATTTGATAGCTCGTAAAAACCAAATCAAATTTCCAAGATTTCTCCTATACATAGTTGATTTATTATACTCTCCATTTAAGACAATAGCTCATTTTTTAGGTTTGGATGATCATTTAATAGACAATATTGCAATTAAAGTGCGCGATGACATAAACAAGGAACGTTTCAGAAATATTCCTGCAGAAAAAACTTTAATATTTTTACCTCATTGTTTAAGGCACAAGGATTGTCCTGCAACCCTTCAAAAGGAAGGTCTTAACTGCACTGAATGCGGATTATGTTCTATTGGAGTAATCAAGAAAAAAGCAGAGCCGTTAGGCTACAAATTATATATTGTTCCTGGATCAAGTTTTGTTAAAAAAATAGTTATGGAAAATAAGTTTCAGGCAGTTATTGGAGTTGCCTGTCATGAGGATTTAAATCAGATGATGATGCTACTATCAGATTTCTGTCCTCAGGGAGTTTTGCTTGAAAAAACAGGTTGTTTTGAAACAAAAGTGAATGTTAAAAAAGTATTTGAAAAAATAGATTCAAAATACTAA
- a CDS encoding ATP-binding protein: MIKREQYLEEIRPLIGKKIIKVLTGIRRCGKSTLLKQIKDELIEMGISEGNILEINFDSMHYQDISDKDDLTEYVSNFIKNPNEKYYLFFDEIQNVEGWERSLSGFIVDFDVDIYVTGSNAKLLSGELATFLTGRYMAFDIYPFSFKEVIEINEQKGNTIELNKLFDDYLKWGGMPFIHDVIENQDNQKKRYLHDVYNSIVYEDVLKRANVSRIDLMDKLIRFVIMNVGHHFSAKSVSDYLKTRAKRHSKRETIYNYLTYFENACFINRVRRENIMGKGILKTNEKFYLTDHGFRQAIYGHNKRDAQLILENIVYMELVRRGYEVTIGNVGKKEIDFVAKKNGLKRYFQVSYEVNQESTRDREFGPLLKINDNYPKYLITKDDNEYDYEGVEKKHIINFLTEDWWD; this comes from the coding sequence ATGATTAAAAGAGAACAGTATCTTGAAGAAATACGTCCATTAATTGGAAAAAAAATAATTAAAGTTTTAACAGGTATTAGACGTTGCGGCAAATCTACATTACTAAAACAAATTAAAGATGAACTGATTGAAATGGGAATTTCAGAGGGGAATATCCTAGAAATCAATTTCGATTCCATGCACTATCAGGATATTTCTGATAAAGATGATTTAACTGAATATGTTTCCAATTTCATAAAAAACCCCAATGAAAAATATTATTTATTTTTTGATGAAATTCAAAACGTTGAAGGGTGGGAAAGAAGTTTATCCGGATTCATCGTCGATTTTGATGTAGACATATATGTTACTGGGTCTAATGCTAAACTGTTATCCGGAGAGCTTGCAACATTCCTCACCGGACGTTACATGGCATTTGACATTTATCCGTTCTCATTTAAAGAGGTAATAGAAATCAATGAACAAAAAGGAAACACAATTGAATTAAATAAACTTTTTGATGATTATCTGAAATGGGGAGGAATGCCATTCATACATGATGTAATTGAAAATCAGGACAACCAGAAAAAAAGATACCTGCATGATGTCTACAATTCAATAGTCTATGAGGATGTGCTCAAACGGGCAAATGTAAGCAGAATTGATTTAATGGATAAATTAATACGATTTGTGATAATGAATGTCGGACATCATTTCTCAGCTAAAAGTGTATCCGATTATCTTAAAACACGAGCCAAAAGGCATTCCAAACGTGAAACCATATATAATTACTTAACCTATTTTGAAAATGCATGTTTTATCAACAGAGTGCGCAGAGAAAATATCATGGGCAAAGGCATATTAAAAACAAACGAAAAATTCTATTTAACAGATCATGGATTCAGACAAGCAATCTATGGCCACAACAAAAGAGATGCACAATTAATCCTTGAAAATATAGTGTATATGGAACTTGTCAGAAGGGGATATGAAGTAACCATAGGTAATGTGGGCAAAAAAGAAATAGATTTTGTAGCCAAAAAAAATGGATTAAAAAGATATTTCCAAGTTTCCTACGAGGTTAATCAGGAAAGTACTCGTGATAGAGAATTTGGCCCATTACTAAAAATTAATGATAATTATCCTAAATATTTAATTACAAAAGATGATAATGAATACGATTACGAAGGAGTTGAGAAAAAGCATATTATTAACTTCTTGACTGAGGATTGGTGGGATTGA